In Deinococcus sp. QL22, the following are encoded in one genomic region:
- the upp gene encoding uracil phosphoribosyltransferase — MVTVVSHPLVQHKLSLMRDVQTGVKEFRELAAELSLLLAYEAMRDLETVPTRLHTPIEEGEFPMLSGKKLALVAILRAGLVMTDAIVQLVPAAKVGHIGLYRDPTTLQPVAYYNKLPTDIAERRVFLTDPMLATGGSASAAIGFLKEAGAQTIKLMCILAAPEGIAVIQRDHPEVDIVVAAVDPRLNDHGYIVPGLGDAGDRIYGTK; from the coding sequence TACAGACGGGCGTCAAGGAATTTCGGGAACTGGCTGCCGAACTGAGCCTGCTGCTGGCCTACGAGGCCATGCGCGACCTGGAAACCGTGCCCACGCGCCTGCACACGCCCATAGAAGAGGGCGAATTCCCGATGCTGAGCGGCAAAAAGCTGGCATTGGTGGCTATCTTGCGGGCCGGATTGGTCATGACCGACGCTATCGTGCAGCTTGTACCCGCTGCCAAAGTGGGGCATATCGGCCTGTACCGCGACCCCACCACGCTGCAACCGGTGGCCTATTACAACAAACTGCCCACCGACATTGCGGAGCGCCGCGTGTTCCTCACTGATCCGATGTTGGCGACTGGTGGCAGTGCCAGCGCCGCCATCGGGTTCCTTAAGGAAGCGGGGGCGCAGACCATTAAGCTGATGTGCATTCTGGCCGCGCCCGAAGGCATTGCGGTTATTCAGCGCGACCACCCGGAGGTAGACATCGTGGTGGCCGCTGTCGACCCGCGCCTGAACGATCACGGCTATATCGTGCCGGGGCTGGGCGACGCCGGAGACCGGATTTACGGGACGAAATAA
- a CDS encoding TetR family transcriptional regulator C-terminal domain-containing protein: MARTVNPIQDRARRSALEKAAYLAIYERGYAGVTLADIAAHAGVSRGTLVYHFGSRAGLLAAVMRRFTRTIGVATRRALRQAQTPEAKLTAFVENQFYGVQNTRRFYTVSLDFLAAATRDPALMAVQRDSLQDTLTLDLELARLAGEEGAERRARQLRALVEGLSVRFLADPEPDLQAYRDDCLAGLRAILGGESQPLP; encoded by the coding sequence GTGGCCCGCACCGTCAACCCTATTCAAGACCGGGCACGGCGTTCGGCGCTGGAAAAGGCCGCGTATCTGGCCATCTATGAGCGCGGCTATGCGGGGGTCACGTTGGCCGATATTGCCGCTCATGCAGGCGTGAGCCGGGGCACGCTGGTCTATCACTTCGGCAGCCGCGCCGGACTGCTAGCCGCCGTGATGAGGCGGTTTACGCGCACCATAGGCGTCGCCACGCGGCGTGCCCTGCGCCAGGCCCAAACACCCGAAGCCAAGCTGACCGCCTTTGTGGAAAACCAGTTTTACGGCGTGCAGAACACCCGGCGCTTCTACACCGTGTCGCTGGACTTTTTGGCGGCGGCCACCCGCGACCCGGCTCTGATGGCGGTGCAGCGGGATTCCCTGCAAGACACCCTGACGCTGGATCTGGAACTGGCGCGGCTGGCTGGAGAGGAAGGCGCAGAGCGGCGGGCGCGGCAATTGCGGGCGCTGGTCGAAGGCCTGAGCGTGCGCTTTCTGGCCGACCCCGAACCCGATTTGCAGGCCTACCGCGATGACTGCCTGGCCGGGCTACGGGCCATTTTGGGTGGCGAGAGTCAACCGCTTCCCTGA
- a CDS encoding OmpH family outer membrane protein — MNPKLTLLLLPFALMVTVPHAQQSRSRVGFVNVQAAVKAMPNSATYLKLNTNVTADLAARTKSIQALAVKAAASRKAADQQALVKAQQAFRTTQNGYQSRLNTAFAPLATKLNATVAKVAKTSGFTVVLDQSIAAKTGLVVYANSQTTDLTPAVIKALK, encoded by the coding sequence ATGAATCCTAAACTGACTCTGCTTCTTCTCCCTTTTGCCCTGATGGTCACAGTGCCGCACGCCCAACAGTCCCGTTCACGGGTGGGCTTCGTTAACGTACAGGCCGCTGTAAAGGCCATGCCCAACAGCGCCACCTACCTGAAACTCAATACCAATGTGACGGCTGATCTGGCCGCCCGAACCAAAAGTATTCAGGCGTTGGCGGTCAAGGCCGCCGCGTCCCGCAAAGCCGCCGATCAGCAGGCATTGGTTAAGGCGCAGCAGGCTTTCCGAACCACCCAGAACGGCTACCAATCGCGCCTGAATACGGCCTTTGCACCGCTGGCAACCAAGTTGAACGCGACGGTCGCCAAGGTCGCCAAAACCAGTGGATTTACCGTGGTACTCGACCAGAGTATCGCCGCCAAAACGGGCCTTGTGGTCTACGCCAACTCGCAGACCACCGACCTGACGCCAGCTGTCATCAAAGCACTGAAATAA
- a CDS encoding OmpH family outer membrane protein, with product MKLSAKSFLSPKALAPVAIVAAFGLGTLAPHAQTTPQKIGFVDVQKLLTSHPSNPEIEKIQKAADTELGGINKQIQAIDAKGSQATAADKQSRETLVKTGQAKAAEYDKQLAPKVAVVETAVDAAIDKVAKANGFGVVMDRNVAKNSGLVVYADPAAEMTDATVKALKP from the coding sequence ATGAAGCTTTCCGCCAAATCGTTCCTGTCCCCCAAAGCACTGGCCCCAGTCGCTATCGTCGCCGCCTTCGGTCTCGGTACGCTCGCGCCACACGCCCAGACCACTCCCCAGAAAATCGGCTTTGTAGACGTGCAAAAGCTGCTGACCTCTCATCCCTCCAACCCTGAAATCGAGAAAATTCAGAAGGCGGCTGACACTGAACTCGGTGGGATTAACAAGCAGATTCAGGCCATTGACGCCAAAGGTTCGCAGGCCACCGCCGCCGACAAGCAGAGCCGTGAAACACTCGTCAAGACCGGTCAGGCCAAGGCCGCCGAGTATGACAAGCAACTGGCTCCCAAAGTTGCTGTTGTGGAAACTGCCGTTGACGCCGCCATCGACAAAGTAGCCAAGGCCAACGGCTTCGGCGTGGTCATGGATCGCAACGTTGCCAAGAACAGTGGTCTGGTGGTCTACGCCGACCCCGCCGCCGAGATGACCGACGCCACCGTCAAGGCGCTGAAGCCCTGA
- a CDS encoding CBS and ACT domain-containing protein — protein MLVRDWMTPDPITVMPDTPVMDALKILKERGFRRLPVMQDGQLVGITTRKDLKDAVPSKATTLSVWELNYLLSKLTVAEMMARPVITASESEYMEDAALRMQEHAVGGLPVLDDFGQLCGIITITDVLRAFTNIMGLREGGKRLTLDMPDVPGSLARATQAIQPSNIISVATYHKDAEHENIGAGRRRFVIRVTGEGVRDVRARVRAVGIDVLD, from the coding sequence ATGCTGGTACGCGACTGGATGACCCCTGACCCCATCACTGTGATGCCCGATACCCCCGTGATGGACGCCCTCAAGATTTTGAAGGAACGTGGCTTCCGGCGACTGCCTGTGATGCAGGACGGCCAACTGGTCGGCATCACCACCCGCAAAGACCTGAAGGACGCCGTGCCCAGCAAGGCCACGACCCTCAGTGTGTGGGAGCTGAATTACCTGCTGAGCAAACTGACGGTGGCCGAAATGATGGCCCGCCCCGTCATCACCGCCTCAGAGAGCGAATACATGGAGGACGCGGCCCTGCGGATGCAGGAACATGCCGTGGGCGGCCTGCCTGTCCTCGACGACTTTGGGCAACTGTGCGGCATCATCACCATCACCGATGTGCTGCGGGCCTTTACCAACATCATGGGCCTGCGTGAAGGCGGCAAACGCCTGACGCTCGATATGCCCGACGTGCCCGGCAGCCTTGCGCGGGCCACCCAGGCCATTCAGCCCAGCAACATCATCAGTGTGGCCACCTACCACAAAGACGCTGAACATGAAAACATCGGAGCAGGCCGCCGACGATTTGTGATACGGGTGACGGGCGAAGGCGTGCGCGACGTGCGGGCAAGGGTACGGGCCGTAGGAATAGACGTGCTGGACTGA